In Planctomycetia bacterium, the genomic stretch GCCGCATCAGCCGGCGCTTGGTCGACGTCGGCAACCTCGTGCAAGCCGAAACGACGATCCTCACGACGATCGAAAGCAATGACGACATCTACGCCTACTTCAACGTAAGCGAGAGCGACGTGCTGCGCTTGATGGAGCTGCACCGTGCCGAGCCCGATGCGAAGCCGGCCGCCCCGCCCGCTGCGCAGCAAGTGCAATTGAGTCTCCTGAGCAACGGTGAGTTTCCTTACGAAGGGACGCTCGACTTTTCGGAGCTCGGCGCCGATCCCGGCACCGGCACGCAACAGCGCCGCGCGGTCTTTAAGAATGCCGATCGCTCGCTTGTGCCCGGCTTGTTCGTCCGTTTGCGATTGCCGATCGGGAGTCCGAAGAAGTCGATGCTCGTCGCCGAACGGGCGATCGCTCGCGATCAGCGCGGCGACTATCTCTTGGTGGTCAACGCGAAGAACGTCGTCGAGTATCGCCCGGTGCATCTCGGCACCGCCGTCGGCACGATGCGGGTCGTCGCCGATGGGGTGAAGCCCGACGAATGGATCGTCGTCAACGGTTTGCAACGGGCTCGTCCGGGCGCTCCGGTCGATCCTCAGCGCCAAGAACAAATGGCGAAGCAACCCGGCTCGACCCGCCTTGCCTCGGTAGATAAGCCGGCGGCCGCAAAGCCGACGGCGGAGAAGTCGGGCCCGAGCGTGGCCTTGAAGCCCGCCGCGCAACACGTCG encodes the following:
- a CDS encoding efflux RND transporter periplasmic adaptor subunit, which encodes MLVRFTLPPRSLRACLSLAIVAAAAFSGCKKPNQFVPPPPPQVEVARALSDDVVDYLEFTGATRATATVSLRARVNGYLQKINFKDGAEVKKGTVLFVIEPAPYVTALASAKANRQKAQASLSLAEADLLRTVPLVKRGALSEAELDTKNANKSTAEADVAAAEAMVTQAELNLSYTQLVAPIDGRISRRLVDVGNLVQAETTILTTIESNDDIYAYFNVSESDVLRLMELHRAEPDAKPAAPPAAQQVQLSLLSNGEFPYEGTLDFSELGADPGTGTQQRRAVFKNADRSLVPGLFVRLRLPIGSPKKSMLVAERAIARDQRGDYLLVVNAKNVVEYRPVHLGTAVGTMRVVADGVKPDEWIVVNGLQRARPGAPVDPQRQEQMAKQPGSTRLASVDKPAAAKPTAEKSGPSVALKPAAQHVD